The genomic region CCTTGAATTACAAGGTTCCCATTGGGAAGCACCTGCACCACTCTGGCGGTAATAGTGGCCACAATGTTGGTGGCACGCGAAAGCTGGCCCTGACCATCTGTAGAGGTGTTAATGCCCCCACTAAACATGGGATCTGCCTGGAAGCGGCGATTACTTTCCTCGAGGGCTTTTTCAAAGCCAAGCATAGCCTTGACCCCGGCGTTAGCTTCAGATTTCCTAGCAATTTTGTTGCTCACCTTGCTTGAACTCTGGTAGTTCTCAAGGATTTTAACGGTGATAACGTCTCCTACCCGCCGGGCCCGGTGGTCTTCAAAGAAAAAACTCTGGTTCCCGGCATAAAGTGATCCTTCTTTGGGCTTCTCTTGTTTGGAGACAGGCACGTAAACTTTAGGTGGCGGTGGTGGCTCTATGGCCACATTCTTGGGCGGCCCACAGGCCGAAAGCCCTAAAACCAAAAGCAGCGCACTCAAAATCGTCAATTTTTTGACCATTAGAACTTCACCTCCACGGTGCCCGCGTCAACCACCTGGGCAAAAATTTCTCTTTTGCTGGAAAGATTGCGCACCCGGATTATTTCTCCCGGGCAGCCATCCTGACGAGCTTCTCCCAGAGCAGTAACAGTAAAATTTGGCCCCTTGGCCACAATGCGGACTATTTTTCCGCGCTTAACCACCGGGGGAACCTCAAGGGCGTAAGCCCTGATAACCTGCCCCGGCCGCACACTCACTTTTAGCCTTTTACCAAGGGCATCAGCCAGGGAAGTAAGTGCATCTTGAGGCAGACGGCTCACCGGCCGCTTCTCAAGGGCCACGTCAACAGCGTCAATGACCTCGTGCCGACCAAGAGGCCTTTTAGCCACGAGCACCGGCACATAGGCCTCCACAAAGCCCATCACCCGCACCCGAGCAATAACCCTTTCTTTTCGGTAAAAATCAACAAGCATGGTGTTTAACCCGAGCTTCGGACGGCCTTTTAGACGAACAACAGAAGAGGTTCCATCTGGAAGCTCAACGCGCTCTGGCTCAACGATGAGCCTTTCAAGCTTGATTTCGCCTTTAACCCAGGTAAGCCTTTCGGAGACTTCTTTCAAAAAAAGCTTATGGAAAAAGGCCTGGTCATAAGTTTTGGCCCAGAGGTTAGGGGTCATGAAAAAAAACGTCAAAATTATGACAGGTAAAACTTTTCTCATAGCCCTTTACCGTTTCACGTTATTGGCCATTTCAAGAAGGCTGTCGGCAGTTTGTATGGTCTTGGAGTTGGCTTCATAAGCCCGCTGGGTAACAATCATCTGGACCATCTCTTCCACCACGTCCACGTTTGACATTTCAAGATAGCCCTGAGCAATGGTGCCAAAGCCTTCAGAGCCGGGGGTGCCTTCAATTACATCGCCGGCAGCGTCGGTGGCCTGCAAAAGGTTTCGGCCCATAGCATAAAGGCCGGCTGGATTCGGGAAGTCATAAAGAAGGATCTGGCCAAGATTCTGGGTGGTGCCATCGCCCATGACCGCGGTCACCTGGCCGTCTTGCGTTATTTCAAGGCGCACCGTGCCCTGAGGGACGGTAATCTCTGGCTGGAGTTTGTAACCATCAGGGGTGACGATGTAGCCGTCGCGGTCAATCTTAAATTGCCCGGCCCGGGTATAAAACTCCTCACCGTTAACGATAACTTTGAAAAAGCCTCGGCCCTCTATGGCGAGATCTAGCTCGTTGTTAGTCTGTTCGTATTCACCCTGGGTAAAGATTTTTTCCACGGAAACTGGGCGTACCCCAAGGCCTATCTCCATGCCCACCGGCACCTGTGAACCCTCGCCGTTTAAGGCGCCGGCAAGCTTAAGCTTCTGATACATGAGGTCCTGAAAATCAGGACGACTTTTCTTAAACCCGGCGGTGTTTACGTTAGCCAGGTTGTTGGCAATCACATCAAGCTTTAATTGCTGAGCCTGCATGCCGGTGGCCGCGGACCATAAACTCCTTATCATTTTCTCCTCCTTAGGTTCTTCCGTAGGTCTCAATCATGCGGCTGGTGTTATCCCCAAGCCTCTGGATAGACTTCTGAATGGCTTCAAAGTGCCGCTGGATTTCTATTAGCTTCACCATTTCTACCAGGGGCTCAACATTTGAATCTTCTATATATCCCTGACGCAGATCTGGATTTTCTACAGGTATTTCCTGGGCCCCTTCTTTGGCCACGAAAAGGTTCTCACCGTATTTTTTAAGAACTGAAGGATCGGAAAAAGTGACCACATCAAGGCGGCCGATTTCCGTGCCGTCAATGGCAATGACACCTGAGGCGTCAACCTGAAAGCGAACGTTATCAAGGGTAGCCAGGCCACCTTGGGCAAGCCCCGGGTCAATGACGATAGGCGCTCCATCAGCCAGCACAGGATAGCCCTGCGCGGTTACCAGTCGATGCTCGGCATCCAGGCGAAAGTTGCCGGCCCGGGTGTAGGCAATGCCGTTTGGCGTCTCTACCTTAAAAAAGCCCTCGCCCCCAATGGCGATGTCAAAGGGATTTCCCGTATGCTCAAGCGGGCCCTGTCGAAAATCCGTCTTAGGTGTCACTTCCTTGAACGCGCGCCAGTCATCAGGAGACCTAAAGGGAAACTTACGCATAAGCACTTCGCGAAAACCGAGGACATCTCGCCTGTAACCCGGCGTAGAAACATTGGCCAAGTTGTTGGCCGTAACATCAAGGCGCCTGATAATTAAGCGCCCACCCTCTAAGGCCTCAAGCAAACCAAGCTGGGGATTAACTTTTATCGCCATCATCGGGAAATGCTTATGCAAACCCGGTGCCATATGTTTTGTCAAAATTTCCGCCTGTCCCCAATTTTTTGCTTTCGGCTAGCAGCTAGCTGGCATTTGTTGAATAAGAGAGTGCTTCGTCGCGCATTCGCGCTCTTCGCAGTGACAAAATGGCTGATGGCTAAAGGCTAATGGCTGGAGGGCAAAATTTTTCGCCTGTCCCTAATTTTCTAATTTTTTCGCCTGTCCCCATTTCTGCTAGGAAAAATTTTCCTAGTGGGCAAATATTTCCGACACATTACTTCTTTACTTCTTGAAATTGTTTTTCAGAAGCGTTAGAGTTTAAACAAACCTTAAGGAGGAAAATTTATGAGAATAGCTATCACGGCCCAAGGGCCAACACTTGATTCCCCATTTGACATGCACTTTGGCAGAGCTCCCTACTTTATCCTGTTTGATACCGATACCGGTGAATGGCAAGCAGTAGAAAACCAGGCGGCTATGGCCCCTCAGGGTGCAGGAATTGCTGCCGCTAATTTCCTAGCCGAAAACGGCATAGATACCCTGGTAACCGGCCAGTGTGGCCCCAAGGCCTTTGCGGTCTTAAACGCCGCGGGAATAAAAGTAGCTCAGGCGCAGGCAGGCACGGTAAAAGAGGCTATTGAGGCCTTTAAGCAAGGCAAAGTCTCTTTTTTAGAAACTCCGTCAGTTGAAGCTCACTTTGGAGGCAGAGCCGGCATAGGGCGCGGTATGGGAGGCGGTTTTGGTGGAGGCTTTGGCGGTGGAGGCGCAGGCCGGGGAAGAGGCCAGGGCGGCGGCCGAGGCCAAGGAGGCTGTGGTGGTCGTGGCCAGGGTGGTGGCCGTGGTCTTGGTGGCGGAGCCTGTCGTCGTGGCGGAAAAGGCCGGGGAGGCTTTTAAGAGCGATGGTTATCGCCGTAGCTAGCGGTAAAGGCGGGACAGGCAAAACCACTGTTTCAGTGGCTCTGGCCGAGGCCCTATCAGCCAGGCTCCTTGACGCTGACGTTGAGGAGCCAAATGCCCATCTTTTTCTGCACCCGGAAATCGCCGAAGAAACACCCGTTTATCGCATGGTCCCAAGCGTAGATGAAAAGCGGTGCACCTTCTGTGGCGAATGTAAAAAAATATGCCGCTTTAACGCCATAACCGTCTTTCCAGGGACAGTACTTGTTTTTCCAGAACTCTGCCACGGTTGCTACGGCTGTTTAGAGGTATGCCCTGAAAATTGTATCACTGAAGCGCAGCTACCTTTAGGAAGAATACTTGCCGGAAAGGCCCAAGAAGTATTTTTGGCTTACGGCGAACTAAAACTGGGAGAAGCTATGGCTTCTCCTTTGATAAAGGAACTTAAGGCGCGCTACCTTGTTCCTCAAGGACTAAACATTTTGGACTGCCCTCCAGGGGCGGCCTGCCCTGTACTCACCGCAGTTCACGGATCAGATTTTTGTTTACTTGTTACAGAACCAACGCCTTTTGGCTTACACGATTTAAAGCAGGCCGTCTGTGCCTTTGAAAGTATGAACTTGCCTATGGGTGTGGTGGTGAACCGGGCCCGCGAGCCTTACGGCCCTCTTAATGACTTCCTGAGGAGTAAGAATATTCCGATTTTACTTGAAATCCCCGAAGAAAGGGCCATTGCCGAGGCTTATGCCCGGGGAAAGACCTTAATACAGGCCAAACCAGAAATGCGCGAAGTTTTTAAAAATTTATACACACGGATAGAGGCCCTGTTATGAAAGAAATTCTCGTGCTTAGCGGAAAAGGCGGGACAGGCAAAACTACGGTTTGTGCCGCTTTGGCTGTGTTATTAAAAGGGGAAAAGGTTCTGGCTGACGCCGACGTTGACGCCGCCAACCTGGCTTTGTTTCTGAAAGCTCAAACATTAGAAAAAGAGCCTTTCAAGTCCGGCTGGGAGCCGGTAAAAAACGAAGACCTCTGCACCTCTTGTGGCATATGCCTTGAAAAGTGCCGCTTTGAGGCCGTACGCGAAGACTTTTCTATTGACTCATTTTTATGTGAGGGCTGTGGGGTATGTGCCTGGTTCTGCCCAGAAAAAGCCATCAGCATGGAAGAAAAAGAAGTAGGGGAATTAATGTATTCCGAAACAAAATACGGGCCTCTGGTTCACGCAGAGCTTTATCCAGGTGAAGAAAACTCTGGAAAGCTGGTAATCGGAGTCAAAAGAAAGGCTCAAGAGATAGCCAAACAAGAAAACGCCGATTTAATCCTGATAGATGGCTCACCTGGAGTGGGTTGCCCGGTAATTGCCTCCCTTTCGGGAGTTGATGCGGTGCTTATGGTCGCTGAACCCACCATAGCCGGGCTTCACGACTTAAAAAGGCTCAAAGGACTGCTAGATCACTTTTCCATTCCCGGCTATCTCATTGTCAACAAGGCTGACTTAAATCCCGATATGACCCAAAAGTTACTCTGCGAGGAAACAGGTTTTAAGCCGCTGGGTTCTATTCCTTATGACCCGGATGTTTACGGAGCCATTCACGCGGCCACACCTTTACCTGAATACTCAGAGGGACAGGCAACTCAGGCCCTTAAAAAAATAACTACAAAAATAGAAAACATAATTTTATAGGAGGTAAGAGATGAAAGTAGCCGTACCCATTGAAGGCGAAATGATTGCCGAACATTTTGGCCATGCACCCCAGTTTGCCATTTATACCGTTGATGGTGATGTTTTGAAAAAAGAAATTCTGGTTCCCCCTCCGCATGAGCCAGGAGTAATCCCTCAGTGGCTCTCAAGCCTTGGCGTTGACTGTATCCTCTGCGGTATGTTAGGGCAAAGAGCTGTGGCCTTTTTTGAAGAATTTGGCATCAGAGTGGTATCAGGCGTACCCCCTATGCCCGCTGATGAGGCCGTAGCCCGGTTTCTGGCCGGCTCTTTGAGAGTTACTCCCAGGTTCTGTGGCGGTGGCCATGGCCACGGCTGCGGTGGGCACGGTCACGGACTATAAAAATTAAGGACAGGCAAAAAATGCCTGCCCCTTTTTGATTGTATTTTTGCCCCCAAATTAATAAAATATGGACACCTGTTTAATTTTGGGGGCAAAATGAAGAAATACACGTATCCTTTGGCCCGTTTAGGTATTCTAGGCGGCGGCCAATTGGGCAAGATGATGGCCCAGAAGGCCAAAAAAATGGGCTTTTACGTCACGGTTTTAGACCCAACTCCAGGAGCCCCAGCGGCCCAGGTCTCAGATAAACAAATTATTGGCGATTTTCACGATGCGGAAAAGATTAGAGAGCTCGTTGAACAAAGTGACGTCACCACTTATGACCTGGAACACGTAAACACAAAGGCCCTAAAAGAGCTCCTAAAAGAAGGCCACCGAATTTACCCCAGCCCTCATCTCCTTGAAGTTATCCAGGACAAGTTCAAACAAAAAGAACTGCTTTTGCGCCTTGGCGCCCCGCTTCCTAAATTCAAAAAAGTAAAAACTAAAGAAGAGCTTTCTTCTTTTGGTTTCCCTGTGGTGCAAAAGGCCTGTAGGGGAGGCTATGACGGCCGCGGTGTAGCAGTTTTAAAAAGCCCGGAAGATATAGAAAAAGCCTTACCAGGCGAAACCTATATTGAAGAGTTCGTGGAATTTGAAAAAGAGCTGGCGGTAATCGTGGCTCGGGGAGTGAGCGGCGAACTCAAGGTTTACCCCGTGGTGGAGATGGTCTTTGACGAAAGGGCTAATATCTGCGATTTGGTTATGGCTCCGGCTCGCATAGATAACAGTTTGGCTAAAGAAGCCCAGGAAATAGCCTTGGACCTCGCCCAAAAAATGGAAATAGTAGGCGTTCTGGCGGTAGAGATGTTCTTAACCAAAGATAAGCGTGTTTTGGTAAATGAACTTGCCCCGCGGCCTCACAACTCTGGCCATTACACCATTGAGGCCTGTGCTACCTGCCAGTTTGAACAACATATTCGGGCTATCACCGGTCTCCCCCTCGGCTCCACGAGACTTTTGTCACCAGCGGTAATGATTAACCTTCTTGGCGAAGAAGGCTACGAGGGGCCACCTGTTATTGAAGGGCTAGAAGAAGCCCTATCAATCCCTGGGCTTTCTTTCCACTTTTACGGCAAAAAGATAACCCGGCCTTTCAGGAAAATGGGCCACGTAACTATTGTTGATGATGACCTTGAACGGGCCATTGAAAACGTAGAAAAAGTCAAAAAGTTTTTAAAGATTAAAGCGGAGGAAAAGGCATGAAAAAGGCGCTAGTAGGTATAATCATGGGAAGTGACTCGGACCTCCCGATCATGAAACAGGCCGCTGATATGCTAGAAGATTTTGATATTCCATATGAAATCACCATTGTTTCCGCTCATCGCACCCCGGAAAGGATGTTTCACTACGCCAAAGAAGCCGAAGAACGTGGGCTTGAAGTAATCATCGCCGGTGCCGGAGGAGCAGCCCATTTGCCCGGTATGGTGGCTTCTATCACTCCTTTACCGGTAATCGGCGTGCCGGTTAAAACCTCTTCACTGAGCGGGCTTGATTCTTTACTTTCCATTGTGCAAATGCCAGCGGGGGTACCAGTGGCTACGGTAGCCATAAACAACGCCAAAAACGCAGGGCTTATGGCTGCCGAGATTTTGGGCGTAAAATATCCGGAAATCAGGCAAAAAATTAAAGAATACAAAGAGGGCCTGCGTAAGATGGTGGAAGAAAAGGCCCAAAAACTTGAAGAATCTGGAGCAGAAAAATACTTACAAAGTTATATGAAAAAGGGCTAACCATTTAGACGATCAAGAAATTCGTTTATAGTGAACAGGCTAATTAAAGAAAGGCCCTGGGCCTTAATAGCTTCAAGGCCGCCTTCTTCACGATCAACCAAAGCTACCACGGCAAGAACTTCAAGGCCTGCGTCTCTTGCCCTGGACACAGCCTTTAAGCTCGAACCTCCAGTGGTAACTACATCTTCAAGGATAACCGCCTTCATCCCCTTTTTAACAGCCCCTTCAATGAAATTTTGCGTCCCGTGGCCTTTGGCCTCCTTGCGAACGATAAATCCCTCAAGCGGAGTGCCTTCTAGCCCGGCTTGGAAACAGACAGCAGAAACCAGAGGATCCGCTCCCAAGGTAAGGCCCCCTACGGCCTCGGGAGTAAAGTTTTTAACTTCCTGCCACATAAGTTTACCAATTAAGGGAAGGGCCTCGGCGCAAAGGGTAGTTTTTTTACAGTCAAGGTAGTACGGGCTGATTTTACCTGAGGCCAGGCGAAACCCTTCTGGCCGATATAAAAATGACCTCTCAAAAAGGAGTTCAAATAGTTTTTGCCTTTCGTTTTGCATAAAACCCGCTCCTATTTTATATCATTTGAGTCTCTGCCCCCTGGATGCCAGGAGTACCAAAATCAGAAACTATTTCTGTGCCCACGCCCTGGTCAGTAAAGATTTCAAGTAAAATAGCGTGTGGTACCCGGCCGTCAATGATGTGGGCCTTTTGGGCACCGGCTCTTAAGGCCTTTCGCGCGCTTTTCAGCTTGGGAATCATCCCCCCTTTGGCTATGCCTTTTTCAATTAGTTGCCCGACCTGAGAGATGGAAAGAGTAGAAATAAGTTGGCCATTTTCGTCTTTTACGCCCTCAACATCGGTTAGATAGATGACCTTTTCCGCTTTAAGGGCTCCGGCAATAGCGCCGGCTACTAAGTCAGCGTTGATGTTATAGGCCTCACCGTCAGGCCCCACGCCTACCGGGGCAATTACCGGAAGAAACCCTTTTTCCATAAGGGTTTCTATTACCTCGGGGTTTATCTTTTTTACTTTACCAACGCGGCCAATGTCTATTATTTCTGGAGGGCGATCTTCGCCCGAGTAGCGATATATTTTCATCTTTTCCGCTACTACTAGCTGGCCATCTCTTCCCGAAAGCCCAACAGCCCGGCCGCCGTGACGATTAAGAAGGCCTACGATACTTTTATTGACTGTCCCCACCAGCACCATTTCCACCACACTCATGGTGGCTTCGTCTGTAACACGCTGGCCTTCAATGAAAACGGGCTTTATGCCCATTTTAGCCATCACTTCACTTATTTGAGGACCTCCGCCGTGAACGAGAACAGGGCGCAGACCTACGTATTTCATAAGGACTATGTCTTGAGCAAAAGCCTCTTTTAATTCCTCGCTTACCATGGCGTGCCCGCCATATTTAATGACAATGGTCTTGCCGTAAAAACGCTTGAGATAAGGAAGGGCCTCAATAAGAACCTTCGCCCTTATTTCGTTGGTAACTTCCACTTTCGCCTCTCTCCTTCCTTTTCTTTCTGTTCTGTAATTTCTATTTCCGGAATCCAGCTTCGTAATCCTACCAGATCTAACCGGAAGAGCCAATCAAGATTGGGAGATTGGGGACAGGCGAAATTTTTAAGCCCAGGCAAAATTGTTCCGATAAAAGGGACAGGCGAAAAAATTTTTTAAGGAGGTTTTTAATTATGCCTAGAATTCCTCGCTTGCTTACCAATAATCCTAAAGCCGCTTATCATGTAATTTCGCGCACAGCCTTACCTGGCCACAATGTGCTTGGACCTGAAGAAAAAGACTACCTGCTAAAACTCATCCGCTGGCTCTCACAGGTCTATTTCGTTGAAGTCTACGGCTTTGCCATCATGGGGAACCACTTTCACCTACTCTGCCGTATGCTACCTGAAGACTATTTCTCTGACGAAGAAGTGAAACGCCGCATAAGGCTTTACTATGGTGATAAGCGCAAAATTTTTTTCTACGAAGAGCTGATTGAGAAATGGCGCAAGCGTCTGGCTGGCCTTTCCCGCTATGTTCAAGATATTAAACAACGGTTTTCGCGCTGGTATAATCGGCGCGTTGACCGCAAAGGTTACTTCTGGGCTGACAGATTTAAGTCCGTAATTATAGAAACCGGTGAGGCCTTGCTTAACTGCCTGGCCTACATAGAACTCAACCCAGTACGAGCCGGAATCGTAGAAGAGCCAGAGGATTACCGCTGGTGCTCGCTGGGATACAGGGCAAGATTAGGGACAGGCGAAAAAAGTTTTCTATCATTAGATCTAGGTCTCTCCTCCTATGCTGGCAAGTCCGAGCAAGAAAAATTCAAACTCTATCAGGAATTTGTTCACGGCAAAGGCGGAATCGGAGAACAGGAAAAGTTTAACAAGGCCAAAGAGTTTACCTATCGAACACGATATTTTACAGAAAGTCTCATAATCGGCTCAAAACGTTTTATAAACGAAGCTAGTCAAAAAATCAAAAAACTATTTTCTAAAAAGCGAGAAAAAGCCATTCCAAATAGCGAAATATATTCATTTTGATGGGTATTTTGCCTATAAGTCTTTGGAAATTGTTTTAAGAATCTTTGATTTCCACTTAAGCGAAATCAAGAATTTTCATCTTAAAAGGTGAATAAATAATAATCATTACATATCTTCACAAAATTTAGTTATACTTGGGGCCATGAAGGTTATCTTGGAAGCAGGCCCTTTTAGTTTCAGCTGCCAGCAGCGCAAACTTTACGAAAATGTCAATATAATCCTCTACGAAAACGATTTTGTTCATTTAAAAGGTCCTTCAGGGACAGGCAAAAGCACTCTATTGCGCCAAATAGTGGGACTAGAAAAATATGCCCAAAACGTTAAAAGAATTCTAAGTAACGTCCAATATCCACCTAGAAATCTTACTAAATTTAGAAGTCAGTGTGTTTATCTTGATCCAGAATGCCCGATGCTTGAAGGCTCTCTTCGTGAAAACTTGCTATTTCCTTACCAATTCAAAGTAAACTGTCATCGCCAGCCCACTATGAACCCTGAAATAATTCTAAAGAAACTTGGCCTGTCCCAAAACCTTGATACCGAAACGGTTTATCTTTCCACTGGAGAAAAAGAGCGCCTGTCCCTAGTAAGAGCTCTGCTGTTTAACCCGCAAGTTATCCTTGCTGACGAGCCTTTTTCAGGACTTGACTCCGAAAACTTTGAAATAACCTTTGAGTTGCTCTATGAGTTTTCCCAAAGACCAGGGAAAGCCGTATTATATGTTAGCCACGCCGAGTTACCTAAAAAGACTAAAACTCTGTTCCTAAACAACGGAGAGCTTAAGGAAATTCCATGAGCCAATTTATAAGTCTTACTCCTTTTGACATAGCTTTAGCCTCTGGATTTATTCTTTTAGCTAGCGGCCTGTCCCTGTACTTGCGCCTCGGGGTAGAAAAAAAGCTCTTTATAGCTGCATTCCGTACTATTGTTCAGCTTTCTTTGGTAGGGTTTGTACTAGAGGCTATCTTTTCTTTAAAAAGCCCCATTTTGGTAATCTCGCTCCTCTTTTTTATGGCCCTTGTGGCCGGGCGAGAAGCCGCAGCCCGCAGCCGCAAGCGCTACGCTTATATGTTTTTTGACACTACACTTTCCATGAGCCTCTCGGCATTCATAGTAGGTGTTATTGTCACTCAAATCATTTTAGGCGTAAAACCCTGGTATCATCCCCAGTATGTCATTCCTTTAATTGGTTTGATTCTGGGAAATTCCTTGAATGGTATATCTCTTGCCCTTGATACTTTTGTTGATTACCTGCTATCTCGAAAAAGCGAGATAGAACTTTTCTTAGCGTATGGCGCTAGTCGCCAAGAGGCTATGAACCGGGCCTTTAGGGCTGCCGTGACCAAAGGCCTGGTACCAATTATAAACGCCATGTCAGTAGCCGGCATAGTATCTCTTCCCGGTATGATGACTGGCCAAATCCTTGCCGGAGCCCCTCCTCTTCAGGCCGTGGCCTATCAAATACTCGTGATGTTCATGCTTGCTGGTGCCTACGCCATCGGTGCAATATGCGTAGTTTGGTTGGCTGGAAGAAGGCTATTTTCTTCTGAGCCCCGTTTCAAAAAAGAAATTTTAAAAAATTGAAATTTCGCCTGTCCCCTTAACTTTTTTTCGCCTGTCCCTAATTTTTTACTAATTTTTTAGCAAGTTCTTCGCCTTCTGGGGGGAAACAGTTCAAAAGCTTTCTAAGAGAAGCCAAAGCTATAGGAATATAGCGGCTAAACCAGGTCTTACCCTCTCGGCTCAACTTGGCAAAGGCCCCCAGGGCCTGAAAATTTCTAAAAAGAGCGAGCGCCCAAAACGCCTTTTCGGTAACTAAACCTGGAAATCCATTTTGAAATTTACTAAGCCAAATGGAAATCTCTTCAAAAGTAAGCCCCTGGTACGGATCAATCAAAAAAGAAGCTAGGTCATAGGCTGTTGGCCCGATTCTCATTCCTTGAAAATCTATCATCCAAATGGTCCCGTTTTTCACCATTAGATTACGTGACTGAAAATCCCTATGAAGTAAAGAAAAAAAATTTACATACCTTTTGGCTTTCTCCCATAAACCTCTGAGCAGAGGTTCTATCTCTTCGTCATCAAGGCCCATATATCCCTTTACAAAAGAATCCTGGAAATAAAGGGCCTCCTTTTCCCACATTAAGGTCTCATCGTAAAAAAGGGTATCTAAAACGTATTCCCGAGGGAAAGCCGGCTTAATTTCCCTTAGCTGGGCAAGAATTTCAAAAACTTGTGGGAAAAGACTAAAGCGCTTCTCTTTGGTTAAATCTTCAAGTCGAATATCACCAAGGTCTTCTACCAGTATAAAACCTCTGGCCTCATCGTAATCATAAATAGCTGGCACAGGAAGGCCATTTTCCCTCAAGAATTCGCCAATCTTTACATAAGAACGGGATTCTTTTAGGCCAAATTTTCCTGGCTGAGGGCAAATAAGTATCAAAGAATCATTTTTCCGTAAAAGTCGATAAAAATTTCTGGCCGAACCATCTCCAGTGAGGGGGATAATCTGGTCGCAAGAAATCCCCTTTCTTCGCAAATAGTCAACTACTTCTGACATGGCCCTTTCTCAGGGATAAAAAGCGTATCAGAAAAACTTCCTGAAGGAATAATTGCTCCCTGCCAGGCTACCACTCGCTTCAACTTGGCTGGCAAAGCAATTTTTACCCTTTGTTCAATAAAAACCCAGTCTTCTAAAAGGAGATCTCGAGTCTTAATTTCTTCTGGTAGCACAAACGGAGAAATTGGCATAGGGAGTCCGTAAAATGAAGCCCTTTTTTTGAGAAGATCCTCGTGAACCTCTAGATAAGAAGACAAACTCCCGATATCGCGCCAGTAAAAGCCAGCCACTACCTGACAGTTGATTTGGCTACCCTCAGCTAACAAACGTGTATAAGTGGGGACTAAATCCCGGTCTCCTTCTCGCAAACGGGCTACCAATTCCGGAGTAATTACCTGAAGCCCGGTAAAAGTATAGCCTCCTTCTCCAAAGCCTTTAAGCCTTTCTCCCTCAACTAGCACATTGGCCAAAGATTTTCCCGCCATTAGCAAAAGAGTAGCCTCACCGCCAAATCTTTTATGGGCGCTAAGAAGAGTATTAAATGGAAAATTCGTAACTATATCAGCGTTTATCACCAGGGTAGGTTCACTAAAAAAACCTCTCGCTCCGTAAAGGGCACCAGTTGGCCCCAGGACCTCTGGCTCACGATAAACTTTAAAAGTTACTTCTGGATGGGATTTAGCGTATTTTTTAACAAAATTTTCAATTTGAGAGGCAAGATGATGGGTATTTAACCCGATGACAGAAAAAGCAGCCCGTCTGAGTTCATCAAAAATGAGGCCAAGAATGGGTTTACCGAGAACATGGAAAAGAGGCTTGGGGACAAAACGGGTATAAGGGAGAAGGCGCGTGCCCAGCCCTGCGGCCAAAACAAAGGCCCGTCTCCCCATTTAGGCTTACGCCTTTTTCTTTTCAATCTCTTCTTTAGCTTCAGCTTCTATGTTTTCACCTTCGCGGAGCCCCTCTTTAAAGGCCCTTATACCTTTACCAAGGCCTGCACCAATTTCAGGAAGCCTTTTGGCTCCAAAAAGGACCAAAGCAATAAGAAGAATAATTAAAAGTTCTTGAGAGCCAAGTCCAAACATAAGCCCC from Thermodesulfatator indicus DSM 15286 harbors:
- the flgA gene encoding flagellar basal body P-ring formation chaperone FlgA; translation: MRKVLPVIILTFFFMTPNLWAKTYDQAFFHKLFLKEVSERLTWVKGEIKLERLIVEPERVELPDGTSSVVRLKGRPKLGLNTMLVDFYRKERVIARVRVMGFVEAYVPVLVAKRPLGRHEVIDAVDVALEKRPVSRLPQDALTSLADALGKRLKVSVRPGQVIRAYALEVPPVVKRGKIVRIVAKGPNFTVTALGEARQDGCPGEIIRVRNLSSKREIFAQVVDAGTVEVKF
- a CDS encoding flagellar basal body L-ring protein FlgH, whose protein sequence is MVKKLTILSALLLVLGLSACGPPKNVAIEPPPPPKVYVPVSKQEKPKEGSLYAGNQSFFFEDHRARRVGDVITVKILENYQSSSKVSNKIARKSEANAGVKAMLGFEKALEESNRRFQADPMFSGGINTSTDGQGQLSRATNIVATITARVVQVLPNGNLVIQGVRTVRQDENLEYITITGIVRPEDIAADNTVLSTQIADARIEYSGRGPAALATRGPGWLSRALQVIWPF
- a CDS encoding ATP-binding protein, which produces MKEILVLSGKGGTGKTTVCAALAVLLKGEKVLADADVDAANLALFLKAQTLEKEPFKSGWEPVKNEDLCTSCGICLEKCRFEAVREDFSIDSFLCEGCGVCAWFCPEKAISMEEKEVGELMYSETKYGPLVHAELYPGEENSGKLVIGVKRKAQEIAKQENADLILIDGSPGVGCPVIASLSGVDAVLMVAEPTIAGLHDLKRLKGLLDHFSIPGYLIVNKADLNPDMTQKLLCEETGFKPLGSIPYDPDVYGAIHAATPLPEYSEGQATQALKKITTKIENIIL
- a CDS encoding NifB/NifX family molybdenum-iron cluster-binding protein, which gives rise to MKVAVPIEGEMIAEHFGHAPQFAIYTVDGDVLKKEILVPPPHEPGVIPQWLSSLGVDCILCGMLGQRAVAFFEEFGIRVVSGVPPMPADEAVARFLAGSLRVTPRFCGGGHGHGCGGHGHGL
- the flgG gene encoding flagellar basal-body rod protein FlgG, which gives rise to MIRSLWSAATGMQAQQLKLDVIANNLANVNTAGFKKSRPDFQDLMYQKLKLAGALNGEGSQVPVGMEIGLGVRPVSVEKIFTQGEYEQTNNELDLAIEGRGFFKVIVNGEEFYTRAGQFKIDRDGYIVTPDGYKLQPEITVPQGTVRLEITQDGQVTAVMGDGTTQNLGQILLYDFPNPAGLYAMGRNLLQATDAAGDVIEGTPGSEGFGTIAQGYLEMSNVDVVEEMVQMIVTQRAYEANSKTIQTADSLLEMANNVKR
- the flgF gene encoding flagellar basal-body rod protein FlgF; translated protein: MAPGLHKHFPMMAIKVNPQLGLLEALEGGRLIIRRLDVTANNLANVSTPGYRRDVLGFREVLMRKFPFRSPDDWRAFKEVTPKTDFRQGPLEHTGNPFDIAIGGEGFFKVETPNGIAYTRAGNFRLDAEHRLVTAQGYPVLADGAPIVIDPGLAQGGLATLDNVRFQVDASGVIAIDGTEIGRLDVVTFSDPSVLKKYGENLFVAKEGAQEIPVENPDLRQGYIEDSNVEPLVEMVKLIEIQRHFEAIQKSIQRLGDNTSRMIETYGRT
- a CDS encoding P-loop NTPase, whose protein sequence is MVIAVASGKGGTGKTTVSVALAEALSARLLDADVEEPNAHLFLHPEIAEETPVYRMVPSVDEKRCTFCGECKKICRFNAITVFPGTVLVFPELCHGCYGCLEVCPENCITEAQLPLGRILAGKAQEVFLAYGELKLGEAMASPLIKELKARYLVPQGLNILDCPPGAACPVLTAVHGSDFCLLVTEPTPFGLHDLKQAVCAFESMNLPMGVVVNRAREPYGPLNDFLRSKNIPILLEIPEERAIAEAYARGKTLIQAKPEMREVFKNLYTRIEALL
- a CDS encoding NifB/NifX family molybdenum-iron cluster-binding protein, with the protein product MRIAITAQGPTLDSPFDMHFGRAPYFILFDTDTGEWQAVENQAAMAPQGAGIAAANFLAENGIDTLVTGQCGPKAFAVLNAAGIKVAQAQAGTVKEAIEAFKQGKVSFLETPSVEAHFGGRAGIGRGMGGGFGGGFGGGGAGRGRGQGGGRGQGGCGGRGQGGGRGLGGGACRRGGKGRGGF